One region of Primulina tabacum isolate GXHZ01 chromosome 1, ASM2559414v2, whole genome shotgun sequence genomic DNA includes:
- the LOC142512197 gene encoding uncharacterized protein LOC142512197: protein MGKSVTIDKFFQRKRVNELDTSDILTSSTRSNNNDLPSEISPKRFKNIEIEEIDLNSLERDPGLRRQIWEYHHNQREEIRRTYLNLKAYQPILGEYPLNKNIKHPRRFQSAWYDKFPWLEYSPAKDKVYCFPRFIFNKPSGCSNQNAFTVDGFDNWKKVRNGKACAFLGHIGKDNVSSPHRNAEKACDDLMNQPQHISRRFDNFNVEQVATNRLRLKAHIHVVRLLALQGIPFRGHDEKSSSSNRGNFLEFLDVLTMYNDDLSKAIARAPKNAKYTSHDIQKQILHVLSMRVKNAIREQIGVVKYCIIVDEARDESKREQMSIILRFVDTNGFIQERFFGLVRVSDTAVLTLKNAIYSVLGHYNLDVKNIRGQGYDGASNMRGKFNGLQALIVKDCKSAYYVHCFAHRLQLALVAASKNVTSIHQFFDKLTFIVNIVGSSCKRNDELKNAHADDIAHLIAINELETGRELNQIGTLQQAADTRWSSHLRSLAGLIKMFSASCTVLLNVMEDVLPSQRADATSVYDEMTSFDFIFILHLMKEIMGITDILCQALQSKSQDIINAMELVISTKNLLQHMRDNKWDDLLVKVKSFCEVRNIDIPDFSAPYIDRRGRVRLPQDNFTTEHHYRVDIFYCAIDSQLQEINRRFSDDAMELLILSNALNPKKAVESFRIADICKLVEKFYAQDFTRDEKEQLEIQLKHYEYNIVKGSDYKSLSTISELCQWLIKTNKSVTYNLIFRVIVLVLTLPVSTATTERSFSAMNIVKTRLQSKMEDDFLSDALMIYIEKEIARNVSIEDIIEDFENLKERRIPFS, encoded by the coding sequence ATGGGAAAATCAGTTACAATTGATAAGTTTTTTCAAAGGAAGAGAGTAAATGAATTAGATACATCTGATATTTTGACCTCATCAACAAGATCAAATAACAATGATCTTCCATCTGAAATTTCTCCTAAAAGATTCAAAAATATAGAAATTGAGGAGATTGATCTCAATTCTTTGGAGCGTGATCCAGGATTGCGTCGACAAATTTGGGAATATCATCATAACCAACGTGAAGAGATTCGTCGAACTTATTTGAATCTAAAGGCATATCAACCTATCCTTGGAGAATATccactaaataaaaatattaagcaCCCTCGAAGATTTCAGTCTGCTTGGTATGATAAATTTCCTTGGTTGGAGTATTCACCGGCTAAAGATAAGGTATATTGCTTTCCACGTTTTATCTTCAACAAGCCATCAGGATGCTCAAATCAAAATGCATTTACTGTTGATGGGTTTGATAATTGGAAGAAAGTTAGAAATGGAAAAGCTTGTGCTTTCTTAGGTCATATAGGGAAAGATAATGTATCTTCACCCCATCGTAATGCTGAAAAGGCATGTGATGATTTGATGAACCAACCGCAACATATCTCAAGGAGATTCGACAATTTTAATGTTGAACAGGTTGCAACTAATCGTCTTCGGTTAAAAGCTCACATACATGTGGTCAGATTGCTTGCACTTCAAGGAATTCCATTTAGAGGTCATGATGAGAAATCCAGTTCGTCTAATCGTGGTAATTTTCTTGAATTCTTGGATGTGCTAACCATGTACAATGATGATCTTTCAAAGGCAATTGCAAGAGCTCCAAAGAATGCCAAGTATACAAGTCATGATATTCAGAAACAAATACTTCATGTGCTTTCAATGAGAGTGAAAAATGCAATTCGTGAACAAATTGGAGTTGTAAAGTATTGCATAATTGTTGATGAAGCCCGAGATGAGTCAAAAAGAGAGCAAATGTCTATAATATTGAGGTTTGTGGATACTAACGGATTCATTCAAGAACGTTTTTTTGGGCTTGTTCGTGTATCTGATACTGCTGTTTTGACTTTAAAGAATGCTATATATTCTGTTTTGGGTCACTACAATTTGgatgttaaaaatattagagGTCAAGGTTATGATGGTGCTAGTAATATGAGGGGTAAGTTTAATGGATTACAAGCTTTGATTGTAAAAGATTGTAAAAGTgcttattatgttcattgcttTGCTCATCGGTTACAATTGGCTTTAGTTGCAGCATCAAAAAATGTGACATCTATTCAtcaattttttgataaattaacTTTTATAGTTAATATTGTTGGTTCTTCATGTAAACGCAATGATGAATTGAAGAATGCTCATGCGGATGATATTGCACATTTGATTGCTATTAATGAACTCGAGACAGGGCGTGAACTTAATCAGATAGGTACTTTACAGCAAGCTGCTGATACGCGTTGGAGTTCTCATTTGAGATCATTAGCAGGCCTAATTAAGATGTTTAGTGCATCGTGTACGGTATTGCTTAATGTTATGGAGGATGTACTTCCTTCTCAACGAGCAGATGCTACATctgtatatgatgaaatgacTTCTTTTGATTTTATATTTATCTTGCATCTTATGAAAGAGATTATGGGGATCACAGATATCCTTTGCCAGGCTTTACAAAGTAAGTCTCAGGATATAATAAATGCAATGGAACTTGTGATATCTACCAAGAATTTACTTCAACATATGAGGGATAACAAGTGGGATGATTTGCTTGTAAAAGTGAAGTCTTTTTGTGAAGTTCGAAATATTGATATTCCTGATTTCAGTGCTCCGTATATTGATAGACGAGGTCGAGTCCGTCTTCCTCAAGACAATTTCACCACTGAGCATCATTATCGGGTAGACATCTTTTATTGTGCGATAGATTCACAGTTGCAAGAAATTAATAGGCGCTTTAGCGATGATGCTATGGAGTTGCTCATTCTGAGTAATGCCTTAAATCCTAAAAAAGCAGTGGAGTCTTTCAGAATTGCAGATATATGTAAATTAGTTGAAAAATTTTATGCACAAGATTTTACAAGAGATGAAAAAGAGCAATTGGAGATTCAGTTGAAGCATTATGAGTATAATATCGTCAAAGGGTCTGATTATAAAAGTCTTTCAACCATTTCAGAGTTATGTCAATGGTTGATCAAGACTAACAAGTCTGTGACATACAACCTCATTTTTAGAGTGATCGTACTTGTGCTTACTCTTCCGGTTTCTACTGCTACTACAGAACGATCATTTTCTGCGATGAATATTGTGAAAACAAGACTTCAGAGCAAAATGGAAGATGATTTTCTCTCAGACgcattaatgatatatattgaGAAAGAAATTGCTAGAAATGTGAGCATAGAAGATATCattgaagattttgaaaatttaaaagaa
- the LOC142547797 gene encoding LOW QUALITY PROTEIN: putative inactive receptor kinase At5g10020 (The sequence of the model RefSeq protein was modified relative to this genomic sequence to represent the inferred CDS: deleted 1 base in 1 codon) codes for MQFVCFAVLLLVELSVGELEIEALLWVKKGIQSDPSGKVLVSWDPKSLESDGCPKDWYGIGCSNGSVTSIKLNDLGLVGEFQFSAISGLKKLQNLTISNNQLSGTLTKEIGLLQSLQSLDLSLNLFTGSVPAQFTTLKNLVLANVSFNSMGGEIPSGFASLELLKYLDFRSNGFVGDVMGLLGQLDSTLYVDLSSNMFSGTLDLGLGNPDFISSIRYLNISHNNLTGELFPHDGIPYFDSLEMFDATDNHFVGNVPSFRFVVSLRVLKISNNQLSGSLPQGLLQESSMILSELDLSHNHLQGPIGSLTSENLRTLNLSYNKLSGSLPSRVGHCAIIDLSHNMFSGDLSRIQSWGNYIEVIDLSSNELTGFLPNQTSQFMRLISIKISNNSIGGVLPPVLGTYPELEVIDFSVNQLGGSLLPTLFNSTKLTEINLSLNKFSGMIPTDEVSSQNYSLVALNLSYNELMGSFPELGRFHLMENLDLSNNHLQGGIPDDLPDTIKEFNISYNNLSGIVPGSLQKFPSSSFHPGNYLLVLPNEASSVKDDDNLGLRRHGSHMQSATRTGIIAGVVGGASILVILVLVIFCRVHKQRVITTSTETGGKKVGAESGHERRDVSSAVDERKDCEFQESARKTEVVVPCPVSTTQSANTSPTVLSHQPENSNSLKVCSPGKLAGDLHLYGNSLKFTAEELSAAPAEAIGMSCHGTLFKAVLASHHVLAVKLLKEGIAKGRKEFTREAKKLGNIRHPNLVSLQGFYWGPKEHEKLIITKYIDAPCLALYIHGTDPITLPPLSLKKRLKIAIDITRCLTYLHNESAIPHGNLKSTNILIEIPTTNTLLTDYSLHRLLTSAGTAEQVLNAGALSYRPPEFANMTKPCPSLMSDVYAFGVILLELLTGRRSVDIIQGNPQVVDLSEWASLMAEENRENECFDAEIMGTQGVESVPKGLTSMLRIALKCILPAAERPDMKMVFEDLSTIALS; via the exons ATGCAGTTTGTTTGTTTTGCGGTACTGTTATTGGTAGAATTATCGGTTGGAGAATTAGAAATAGAAGCATTATTGTGGGTCAAAAAGGGAATTCAGAGTGATCCTTCAgggaaagttcttgtttcatgGGATCCTAAGTCTTTAGAATCTGATGGTTGTCCTAAAGATTGGTATGGCATTGGTTGCAGTAATGGCAGTGTGACCTCAATCAAACTGAATGATTTAGGATTAGTAGGAGAATTCCAATTTTCGGCTATTTCTGGGCTTAAAAAACTTCAGAACTTGACTATTTCCAATAACCAGTTGAGTGGCACACTGACAAAAGAGATTGGCTTGCTTCAATCTTTGCAAAGTTTGGATCTTTCACTCAATTTGTTTACAGGTTCAGTCCCTGCTCAATTTACAACCTTAAAAAACCTGGTTCTTGCTAATGTTTCATTTAACAGCATGGGAGGAGAAATTCCATCTGGTTTTGCTAGTCTGGAGCTTCTGAAGTACTTGGACTTCCGCTCGAATGGTTTTGTAGGAGATGTAATGGGCCTTTTAGGACAACTAGATTCCACAttgtatgttgatttgagtagCAATATGTTTTCGGGAACTTTGGACTTGGGATTAGGAAATCCCGATTTTATTTCGTCTATTCGGTATCTGAATATCAGTCATAATAACTTGACTGGAGAACTCTTCCCTCACGACGGAATACCGTATTTTGACAGTCTGGAGATGTTTGATGCAACTGATAATCATTTTGTCGGAAATGTTCCATCTTTTCGTTTTGTAGTATCTCTTAGAGTTCTTAAAATCAGCAACAACCAGTTATCAGGTTCATTGCCGCAGGGCCTTTTGCAAGAGAGCTCGATGATCTTGTCTGAATTAGATCTAAGTCACAATCATCTTCAAG GTCCAATCGGAAGTTTAACTTCTGAGAATCTGAGGACACTAAATTTATCGTATAACAAGCTTTCCGGCTCCTTGCCTTCACGAGTGGGTCACTGTGCAATAATAGATCTTAGTCACAATATGTTCTCAGGAGACTTGTCCAGGATTCAGAGTTGGGGAAATTATATTGAAGTAATCGACTTGAGTTCAAATGAATTAACCGGATTCCTACCAAACCAAACATCTCAGTTCATGAGGCTTATTTCAATAAAGATTTCCAACAACTCAATAGGCGGTGTTCTTCCACCTGTTCTTGGAACATATCCGGAGTTGGAAGTTATCGATTTTAGCGTAAATCAACTAGGTGGTTCCCTTCTTCCTACCCTTTTTAACTCAACAAAATTGACTGAAATTAACCTGTCTTTGAACAAATTTTCTGGCATGATACCTACCGATGAAGTCAGCTCACAAAACTACAGCCTGGTAGCTCTCAATCTTTCGTACAATGAACTTATGGGTTCTTTCCCTGAACTGGGTAGATTTCATCTCATGGAAAATCTTGACCTATCTAACAACCATCTTCAGGGTGGTATCCCTGATGATCTTCCAGATAcgataaaagaatttaatatatCATACAATAATCTCTCTGGGATTGTTCCTGGAAGCTTACAGAAGTTCCCTTCTTCGTCATTTCATCCTGGAAATTACTTGCTGGTACTCCCGAACGAGGCATCTTCGGTGAAAGACGATGACAATTTAGGCTTGAGGAGGCATGGCTCTCACATGCAATCTGCAACTCGGACGGGCATTATTGCTGGTGTGGTTGGTGGTGCATCCATTTTAGTGATACTGGTATTAGTGATCTTCTGCAGAGTCCATAAACAAAGAGTTATTACAACCTCCACGGAAACTGGTGGTAAAAAAG TGGGTGCAGAATCTGGCCATGAGCGGAGGGATGTCTCTTCAGCAGTTGACGAAAGGAAAGACTGCGAGTTTCAAGAATCAGCAAGAAAAACTGAAGTGGTGGTACCTTGTCCTGTATCCACCACCCAATCTGCTAACACATCACCTACAGTGCTTAGTCACCAACCTGAAAATTCAAATTCTCTAAAGGTTTGCTCACCAGGAAAACTGGCAGGAGATCTACACCTTTATGGTAACTCCTTGAAATTTACTGCAGAAGAACTATCAGCTGCGCCTGCAGAAGCGATTGGTATGAGCTGCCATGGAACGCTGTTTAAGGCTGTGCTTGCTTCACATCATGTGTTGGCAGTAAAATTGCTAAAAGAAGGGATTGCGAAAGGGAGAAAAGAGTTTACAAGAGAGGCAAAGAAACTAGGAAATATTCGACACCCCAATTTAGTTTCTCTTCAAGGATTTTATTGGGGTCCCAAGGAACACGAGAAACTAATCATAACTAAGTACATCGACGCACCATGTTTGGCACTCTATATTCATG GGACAGATCCAATAACACTTCCTCCTTTGTCACTCAAGAAAAGGCTCAAGATCGCTATTGATATCACTCGATGCCTCACTTATCTACACAACGAAAGTGCCATACCTCATGGAAATCTGAAATCGACCAATATATTGATCGAAATTCCCACCACAAATACACTCCTAACAGATTACAGTCTCCACCGATTATTAACGTCAGCGGGTACGGCCGAGCAAGTGCTGAATGCAGGTGCTCTTAGCTACCGGCCACCTGAATTTGCGAACATGACAAAACCTTGCCCTTCTCTCATGAGCGACGTTTATGCTTTTGGCGTCATTTTGCTGGAACTTTTGACCGGAAGAAGATCAGTTGATATTATCCAAGGGAAT CCTCAAGTTGTGGATTTATCAGAATGGGCTAGTCTAATGGCTGAAGAGAACCGTGAAAATGAATGCTTTGATGCGGAGATTATGGGGACACAGGGCGTGGAAAGTGTCCCAAAGGGTCTAACTTCCATGCTTCGAAT
- the LOC142547804 gene encoding protein ETHYLENE INSENSITIVE 3-like translates to MMMFEDMGFCGDLEFYSSAPIKGVDFFPPQSAEPVPEPEPEQVMEDDYTDEEMDVDELERRMWRDKIRLKRLKEMNKGKECVDSDKQRQSQEQARRKKMSRAQDGILKYMLKMMEVCKAQGFVYGIIPEKGKPVSGASDNLREWWKDRVRFDRNGPAAIAKYKADNAIPGKDEGSSLFGPTPHTLQELQDTTLGSLLSALMQHCEPPQRRFPLEKGVPPPWWPNGKEEWWPQLGLQKDNAPPPYKKPHDLKKAWKVAVLTAVIKHMFPDIAMIRKLVRQSKCLQDKMTAKESATWLAIINQEEALARELYPDRCLPLSSSGGSGTFAMNDNSEYDVEGADDESHFEMQEQKPSPVGMLNIPMESFQDRLTVQVQQQSHAIKNELVTNFDFSRKRKPSNELNIMMDHKIFTCEFLGCPNSEMRHGFQDRTSRDNHHLSCPHKHSQKFAVSNFNVNDVKPVIFSQSFVQPKPSAAPVNPNPPTIDLSGLGVPEDGQRSIDDLMSFYDNNFQGNKNSKCQQGYIHGPGMMLENNLFEDNKLPTNPSIYGPQERFDQCKITDSPFASNTSENLQLMFGSPFNIASIDYTDHFHGVPSTNLSKPDLTIWY, encoded by the coding sequence ATGATGATGTTCGAAGATATGGGGTTTTGTGGTGATCTTGAATTCTACTCCTCCGCTCCAATCAAGGGGGTAGATTTCTTTCCCCCGCAATCTGCTGAGCCAGTGCCAGAACCAGAACCGGAGCAAGTCATGGAGGACGACTACACGGATGAAGAGATGGATGTGGATGAACTGGAGAGGAGGATGTGGAGGGATAAAATAAGGCTAAAAAggctgaaggaaatgaacaaggGGAAAGAATGTGTTGATTCTGACAAACAACGGCAATCGCAAGAGCAGGCGAGAAGGAAGAAGATGTCCAGGGCACAAGATGGGATCTTGAAATACATGTTGAAGATGATGGAAGTTTGCAAAGCTCAGGGTTTTGTCTATGGGATTATACCAGAGAAAGGCAAGCCTGTGAGTGGCGCCTCTGATAATCTCAGAGAGTGGTGGAAGGATAGAGTCAGATTTGACCGTAACGGGCCAGCCGCTATAGCGAAATACAAGGCTGATAATGCGATCCCTGGAAAGGATGAAGGCTCGAGTCTTTTCGGTCCTACTCCACACACCTTGCAAGAGCTCCAAGATACGACCCTCGGCTCGCTGTTGTCTGCTCTGATGCAGCACTGTGAACCCCCACAGAGACGGTTTCCGTTGGAGAAAGGTGTGCCACCTCCTTGGTGGCCTAATGGGAAGGAGGAATGGTGGCCACAGTTAGGTTTGCAGAAGGATAATGCACCTCCTCCATATAAGAAGCCTCATGATCTAAAGAAGGCCTGGAAGGTGGCCGTTTTAACCGCGGTAATCAAGCATATGTTTCCAGATATCGCTATGATTCGGAAGCTTGTAAGGCAGTCAAAATGCTTGCAAGACAAGATGACGGCCAAAGAGAGCGCAACTTGGCTAGCTATAATCAATCAGGAGGAAGCTTTGGCAAGAGAACTTTACCCGGACCGCTGTCTGCCATTATCTTCATCTGGTGGCAGTGGGACGTTTGCTATGAACGATAATAGTGAGTATGATGTCGAAGGAGCTGACGACGAGTCTCACTTCGAGATGCAAGAGCAAAAGCCGAGTCCTGTTGGTATGTTGAATATACCAATGGAGAGTTTCCAAGATCGGCTAACAGTTCAAGTTCAACAACAATCTCATGCAATCAAAAACGAATTGGTCACAAATTTCGATTTCTCCAGGAAGAGAAAACCAAGCAATGAACTTAACATCATGATGGATCATAAGATATTCACATGTGAGTTTCTTGGGTGCCCAAACAGTGAAATGCGCCATGGTTTTCAGGACAGAACTTCCAGGGACAATCACCACCTTTCTTGCCCTCACAAACATTCTCAAAAATTCGCGGTGTCAAACTTCAATGTAAATGACGTGAAGCCAGTCATCTTCTCACAATCTTTTGTCCAACCGAAGCCATCTGCTGCGCCTGTTAATCCCAACCCACCTACCATTGACCTCTCAGGGCTCGGAGTTCCGGAAGACGGGCAAAGGTCCATCGACGATCTTATGTCTTTCTATGATAATAATTTCCAAGGAAACAAGAACTCAAAGTGCCAACAAGGCTACATTCATGGTCCAGGAATGATGTTGGAAAATAACCTGTTCGAAGACAATAAGTTGCCTACAAATCCATCAATATACGGCCCACAAGAACGGTTCGACCAGTGCAAGATCACGGATTCACCTTTCGCCTCCAACACATCCGAAAATCTCCAACTAATGTTCGGTTCTCCTTTCAATATCGCATCCATCGATTACACAGATCATTTTCACGGAGTTCCAAGTACCAATCTCTCGAAGCCGGACCTTACTATATGGTACTAA